A window from Vulcanimicrobium alpinum encodes these proteins:
- a CDS encoding IS256 family transposase, translating into MAKPSIALSELVEKGGDVDFVREMLQYAAQRIMEIDVEELCGLPYGERGPGRQNARNGFRERQWETRSGTIGLRIPKLRKGSYFPAFLEPRRTAEKALTAVIQEAYIQGISTRSVDELVKAMGMTGISKSQVSRLCEEIDERVNAFLTRPIEGDWPYLWIDATYVKTRSGGRIVSVAVILAVGVNTDGTRELLGLAVGPSEAEPFWIDFLRSLSRRGLRGVKLVISDSHVGLKAAIAKVFKATWQRCRVHFMRNALAHAGKGQRQMVLALINTVFAQETAEAAHEQWRIVSEQLRQKFPKLAAMMDDAENDVLAYMDFPKAHRKQIASTNPLERVNAEIKRRTDVVGIFPNDAAIVRLVGALLLEQNDEWQLQRRYMQLEGLSAVSDNQPAKLSAVING; encoded by the coding sequence ATGGCCAAACCCAGTATCGCACTTTCCGAGCTCGTCGAAAAGGGCGGCGACGTCGACTTCGTTCGCGAGATGCTCCAGTACGCCGCGCAGCGGATCATGGAGATCGATGTTGAGGAACTCTGCGGCTTGCCCTACGGCGAGCGCGGCCCCGGCCGACAGAACGCCCGCAACGGCTTCCGCGAGCGCCAATGGGAGACGCGTTCCGGCACGATCGGACTGCGCATCCCCAAGTTGCGCAAAGGTAGCTACTTCCCCGCGTTCCTCGAGCCGCGCCGCACGGCGGAGAAGGCGCTCACCGCCGTCATCCAAGAGGCCTACATCCAGGGCATCTCCACGCGCTCGGTCGACGAGCTCGTCAAGGCGATGGGGATGACAGGCATCTCCAAGAGTCAGGTCTCACGGCTGTGCGAAGAGATCGACGAACGCGTGAACGCATTTCTTACCCGGCCGATCGAAGGCGACTGGCCCTATCTTTGGATCGACGCGACGTACGTGAAGACGCGCTCCGGCGGACGCATCGTCTCGGTCGCCGTGATACTGGCCGTCGGCGTAAACACCGATGGGACACGGGAATTGTTGGGCCTCGCGGTTGGTCCGAGCGAAGCAGAGCCGTTCTGGATCGACTTTCTTCGCAGCTTGAGCCGCCGCGGATTGCGCGGTGTCAAGCTCGTCATTTCCGACTCGCATGTCGGCCTGAAAGCGGCCATCGCGAAAGTATTCAAAGCAACGTGGCAGCGCTGCCGCGTGCATTTTATGCGAAACGCGCTCGCACATGCGGGTAAAGGGCAACGGCAGATGGTCCTCGCGTTGATCAACACGGTATTCGCGCAAGAGACAGCGGAAGCTGCGCACGAGCAATGGCGTATCGTCTCCGAGCAGCTTCGGCAGAAGTTCCCGAAGCTCGCGGCGATGATGGACGACGCCGAGAACGACGTGCTCGCGTACATGGACTTTCCCAAGGCGCACCGCAAGCAGATCGCCTCAACCAATCCGCTCGAACGGGTCAACGCGGAGATCAAGCGGCGCACCGATGTCGTCGGTATCTTCCCGAACGATGCTGCCATCGTACGCCTCGTCGGTGCGCTCCTACTGGAACAGAACGACGAATGGCAACTGCAGCGGCGCTACATGCAACTCGAAGGACTCAGTGCCGTCAGCGATAATCAGCCCGCCAAGCTCTCCGCCGTGATTAACGGCTGA
- the xerA gene encoding site-specific tyrosine recombinase/integron integrase has translation MAAARRRYDAAAFVSDDPAIARFAQYLQLRRMSPKTSIAYQRDLESFGSFLKAGAAGAKDLDAHQPPPYDGLETATTGDVLRYVQRLNGSRAYAPRSLARKISALTTFYKFLRFEGRRSDNPAADIPRPRIGKALPKALSERDVNRVLDTRIAGLSEAQRLRDVAILECLYSSGIRRSELLGLDLGDVDLEERTLRVIGGKGNKDRIVPMTHAAAAAMHAYAGVRPRNAGPSFFVGRGGARLSESALYKIVKTYMAIAGIDAHATPHTLRHTAATHLYEHGADLLVIKEILGHESLATTQIYTKVARKRVSEQFDAAHPRDRRE, from the coding sequence GTGGCTGCCGCCCGCCGACGTTATGATGCCGCCGCGTTCGTTTCCGACGATCCGGCGATCGCACGGTTCGCGCAGTATTTGCAGCTGCGGCGCATGAGTCCGAAGACGTCGATTGCCTATCAGCGTGATCTCGAGAGTTTCGGCTCGTTCTTGAAAGCCGGAGCCGCCGGGGCGAAGGACCTCGACGCGCACCAGCCGCCGCCCTACGACGGCCTCGAGACGGCGACGACCGGCGACGTGCTGCGCTACGTTCAGCGGCTCAACGGCTCGCGCGCGTACGCGCCGCGTTCGCTGGCGCGCAAGATCTCGGCGCTCACGACGTTCTACAAGTTTCTGCGGTTCGAGGGGCGCCGCTCGGATAACCCGGCGGCCGACATTCCGCGGCCGCGGATCGGGAAAGCCCTCCCGAAAGCGCTCTCGGAGCGCGACGTCAACCGCGTCCTCGACACGCGGATCGCGGGCTTGAGCGAAGCGCAGCGTCTGCGCGATGTCGCGATCCTCGAATGCCTGTATTCGAGCGGGATCCGGCGGTCCGAGCTGCTGGGACTCGATCTCGGCGACGTCGATTTGGAAGAACGGACGCTGCGGGTGATCGGCGGGAAGGGCAACAAGGACCGCATCGTTCCGATGACGCATGCCGCCGCCGCCGCGATGCATGCGTATGCCGGCGTCCGCCCGCGCAACGCCGGGCCGTCGTTCTTCGTCGGACGCGGCGGCGCGCGGCTGAGCGAATCGGCGCTCTATAAAATCGTGAAGACGTACATGGCGATCGCCGGGATCGACGCGCACGCCACGCCGCACACGCTGCGCCACACCGCAGCCACCCATTTGTACGAGCACGGCGCCGACTTGCTCGTGATCAAAGAGATCCTCGGCCACGAGAGCCTGGCGACGACGCAGATCTACACCAAGGTCGCGCGCAAGCGGGTCTCCGAACAGTTCGACGCCGCGCATCCGCGCGATCGCCGTGAATAA
- a CDS encoding S66 peptidase family protein, which translates to MNRADFIGAACAAAASAGIPAPRAGAPAVLKAPRLRPGDAVGLVAPSGPMESARDLQHGLDQIALLGLRPVIGKHAMDKLAYLAGSDAARADDINTFARDPTIRGIFALRGGYGAMRILDLIDYAAFAADPKVVFGFSDVTALLNAVTARTGLVTFHGPVAAYSTYTPAVVREILAAVMSATPIGTLHNETAATVVPGIAHGRLVGGNLTLVSALAATPYAIPYAGNILFLEDVHEEPYRIDQMLTTLMLAGLLQSAAGIAVGAISEPNVKPEHEPSPELAQTLRDRLTLARRPAARGLQFGHILDQWIVPIGLAATLDATACTLSIGEAAVT; encoded by the coding sequence GTGAACCGCGCGGACTTCATCGGCGCCGCGTGTGCGGCGGCGGCATCGGCCGGCATTCCCGCGCCGAGAGCCGGCGCTCCCGCCGTCCTCAAAGCGCCGCGTCTGCGCCCGGGCGATGCCGTCGGGCTGGTCGCACCGTCCGGGCCGATGGAATCCGCGCGGGACTTGCAGCACGGCCTGGATCAGATCGCACTGCTCGGCCTGCGTCCCGTCATCGGCAAACACGCGATGGACAAGCTCGCCTATCTCGCCGGCAGTGATGCCGCCCGGGCCGACGACATCAATACGTTCGCGCGCGATCCGACTATTCGCGGGATCTTCGCGCTGCGCGGCGGCTACGGCGCGATGCGCATCCTCGATCTCATCGACTACGCCGCATTCGCGGCGGATCCGAAAGTCGTCTTCGGCTTCTCCGACGTGACCGCGCTGCTCAACGCCGTCACCGCTCGAACCGGGTTGGTCACATTCCATGGCCCGGTCGCGGCGTACTCAACCTACACGCCTGCCGTCGTGCGCGAGATTCTCGCCGCCGTGATGTCGGCCACGCCGATCGGCACGCTGCACAACGAGACGGCGGCGACCGTCGTCCCGGGGATCGCGCACGGCAGACTCGTCGGCGGCAATCTGACGCTCGTGAGCGCGCTGGCTGCGACGCCCTACGCGATCCCGTACGCGGGCAACATTCTCTTTCTCGAAGACGTCCACGAAGAGCCGTACCGCATCGATCAGATGCTCACGACGCTGATGCTTGCGGGCTTGCTTCAGAGCGCTGCGGGGATCGCGGTCGGCGCGATCTCGGAGCCGAACGTGAAGCCGGAACACGAACCATCTCCGGAACTCGCGCAGACGCTGCGCGACCGGCTTACGCTCGCCCGGCGGCCGGCCGCGCGCGGTCTGCAGTTCGGCCACATCCTCGACCAGTGGATCGTCCCGATCGGGCTGGCGGCGACGCTCGACGCGACCGCATGCACGTTGAGCATCGGCGAAGCGGCCGTCACGTAG
- a CDS encoding ketopantoate reductase family protein, with protein sequence MRIGIVGAGALGTLFGHRLAAGNDVVLLEQRREIVDAIARDGLQVDGESRAARATTEARELFGVQVLFVFVRATDTLRAVRPFVNELSPATAIVSLQNGLGNEEAIKTSLGSTISLAIGATTESALTLGPGQARRVGDGSTVLGSAGASPEACNRVARLLADAGFRASTAYDIRPHLWGKLIANAAINPVSALLERPNGVVLTDVYAGEVARSLAQEAATVANAMRIPLPFTDPWSYVRSIVEQTAELDNSMLYDLRSGVPTEVDFINGAVVAAGRRAAVTTPYNETLAALVHAREGTRERDAST encoded by the coding sequence GTGCGGATCGGGATCGTGGGCGCCGGCGCCCTGGGAACGCTCTTCGGCCACCGGCTCGCCGCCGGCAACGACGTGGTGCTGCTCGAGCAGCGGCGCGAAATCGTCGATGCGATCGCGCGCGACGGGCTGCAGGTCGACGGCGAATCGCGCGCGGCCCGCGCGACGACGGAAGCGCGCGAACTCTTCGGCGTCCAGGTGCTCTTCGTCTTCGTCCGCGCGACCGACACGCTGCGGGCGGTGCGCCCGTTTGTGAACGAGCTGAGCCCGGCGACCGCGATCGTCTCGCTGCAGAACGGTCTGGGCAACGAAGAGGCGATCAAGACGTCGCTGGGGAGCACGATCTCGCTCGCGATCGGCGCAACGACGGAGTCGGCGCTCACGCTGGGGCCCGGACAGGCGCGCCGCGTCGGCGACGGGTCGACCGTCTTGGGCAGCGCCGGCGCATCGCCGGAAGCGTGCAATCGCGTCGCGCGGCTGCTGGCGGATGCCGGATTCCGCGCGAGCACGGCGTACGACATACGCCCGCATCTGTGGGGGAAGCTGATCGCAAACGCCGCGATCAATCCTGTCTCCGCGCTGCTCGAGCGACCCAACGGCGTCGTGCTGACCGACGTCTACGCGGGCGAAGTCGCGCGGTCGCTCGCGCAGGAAGCGGCGACGGTCGCGAACGCGATGCGCATCCCGCTGCCGTTCACCGATCCGTGGTCGTACGTCCGCTCGATCGTCGAGCAGACGGCGGAACTCGACAACTCGATGCTCTACGATTTGCGATCCGGCGTGCCGACCGAAGTCGATTTCATCAACGGTGCCGTCGTCGCCGCGGGCCGCCGCGCCGCTGTGACGACGCCCTACAACGAAACGCTTGCGGCGCTCGTCCACGCGCGCGAGGGAACGCGCGAACGCGACGCGTCTACGTGA
- a CDS encoding rhomboid family intramembrane serine protease, producing the protein MIPIGDDERRPIFPFVVYLVVAINVYVFVQELASGPGIDRFIGAFAAIPYDITHDVALAPPSPPVPALTIVTSMFLHGSIPHIAFNMLFLLVFGPAVEYLCGHLRFAVFYLLSGIAGGIAQIAIGPNSHIPALGASGAIAGVLGAYLVNFPLARVRTIVPIGCFPLFLRLPAIVVIGIWALTQFLNGFGSVSDRAAASQGGTAYFAHIGGFCAGVIMIGFFKIRDTAQRRAYRYYY; encoded by the coding sequence ATGATCCCGATCGGTGACGATGAGCGGCGGCCGATCTTCCCGTTCGTCGTCTACCTGGTCGTCGCGATCAACGTCTACGTCTTCGTCCAGGAACTGGCGTCGGGGCCCGGGATCGACCGTTTCATCGGCGCGTTCGCCGCGATCCCGTACGACATCACGCACGACGTTGCGCTCGCACCTCCGTCGCCGCCGGTGCCGGCGCTGACGATCGTGACGTCGATGTTCCTGCACGGGTCGATCCCGCACATCGCTTTCAACATGCTCTTTCTGCTGGTCTTCGGTCCGGCGGTCGAGTATCTGTGCGGTCACTTGCGCTTCGCAGTGTTCTATCTGCTCAGCGGAATCGCCGGCGGGATCGCGCAAATCGCGATCGGTCCCAACAGTCACATCCCGGCGCTCGGGGCGTCCGGGGCGATCGCCGGCGTGCTCGGCGCGTATCTCGTGAACTTTCCGCTCGCGCGCGTGAGGACGATCGTGCCGATCGGCTGTTTCCCGTTGTTTCTGCGCCTGCCCGCGATCGTCGTGATCGGGATCTGGGCGCTCACGCAGTTTCTCAACGGCTTCGGCTCGGTCAGCGACCGGGCCGCGGCATCGCAGGGGGGAACGGCGTATTTCGCGCACATCGGAGGCTTCTGCGCAGGAGTGATCATGATCGGGTTCTTCAAAATTCGCGACACGGCGCAGCGCCGCGCCTACCGGTACTATTACTAG
- a CDS encoding MlaD family protein, with amino-acid sequence MKRQAFVGLFTIIALAGLVAIFVVLANVGTQGRYKIGVHFKSAAGLHKGALVYESGVVVGIVDRTELLPDDFTVDVILAIDNNVDIPRSAKFLIQAPLTGDSSLEIVPPVPAPQPAGMAAPTQAPQAVAILPHEVLPIPQQPQGTNPATIQDLLDQGQGEVRRLDALLAGLEQREPKLLNTLQSALDNANQLSSTANRQISQLATRLDALTASLQVALNQGSANINDLTGQLDLTVRRNSGKVDSLLASLDASARSLNATADSVQQLAQNPQLKNNLLETTRGIAETATTVASLANDLRTVTGNPQTQAQLRDTIANADAATQKVNSLLGDFGGTSSVYGVDRGATPAPGGSPQPGGAAGQRGKPNPSDVQANVKNKLGSIVRNLVALQLRVSELDRQRANTNSSPLLTRDRGPSTDINAILLPRGSTYLFSGANDIGGPAPSWNFAAMATVRPHFQVGGGVLYSRLGARAVYNPGRTGLGFEGRIYDLRRPTTDGYLNLKLGDGLELFGGERDALRNGRRTTFGLQYQF; translated from the coding sequence ATGAAGAGACAAGCGTTCGTCGGACTCTTCACGATCATCGCGCTGGCCGGGCTGGTCGCGATCTTCGTCGTCCTCGCCAACGTCGGCACGCAGGGGCGCTACAAGATCGGCGTCCACTTCAAGTCGGCGGCGGGCCTGCACAAGGGCGCGCTGGTCTACGAGAGCGGCGTGGTGGTGGGGATCGTCGATCGCACCGAACTGCTCCCCGACGATTTCACCGTCGACGTCATTCTCGCGATCGACAACAACGTCGACATCCCGCGCTCGGCGAAATTTCTGATCCAAGCGCCGCTGACCGGAGACTCGTCGCTCGAGATCGTCCCGCCGGTTCCGGCTCCGCAGCCGGCCGGGATGGCTGCGCCGACGCAGGCCCCGCAGGCGGTCGCGATCCTGCCGCACGAGGTCCTTCCGATTCCGCAGCAGCCGCAGGGGACGAACCCTGCGACGATCCAGGATCTGCTCGATCAGGGGCAGGGCGAAGTGCGCCGGCTCGACGCGCTCCTCGCCGGCTTGGAACAGCGCGAACCCAAACTCCTGAACACCCTGCAGTCGGCGCTGGACAATGCGAATCAGCTCAGTTCGACGGCAAACCGGCAGATCTCGCAGCTCGCGACGCGGCTCGACGCGTTGACCGCGTCGCTGCAGGTCGCACTCAACCAGGGCAGCGCAAACATCAACGACCTCACCGGTCAGTTGGATCTGACGGTGCGCCGCAACAGCGGGAAGGTCGACTCGCTGCTGGCGTCGCTCGACGCCTCGGCGCGTTCACTCAACGCAACTGCCGATTCCGTGCAGCAGCTCGCGCAAAACCCGCAACTGAAGAACAACCTGCTCGAGACGACGCGGGGGATCGCCGAGACGGCGACGACCGTGGCATCGCTCGCGAACGACCTGCGGACCGTCACGGGGAATCCCCAGACGCAGGCGCAGTTGCGCGACACGATCGCCAACGCCGACGCGGCGACGCAGAAGGTCAATTCGCTGCTCGGCGATTTCGGCGGAACCTCGAGCGTCTACGGCGTCGACCGCGGCGCGACCCCGGCGCCCGGCGGTTCACCGCAGCCGGGCGGCGCCGCCGGACAGCGCGGAAAACCCAATCCCTCCGACGTTCAGGCGAACGTGAAGAACAAGCTCGGCTCGATCGTCCGCAATCTGGTGGCTCTGCAACTGCGTGTCTCCGAACTCGATCGTCAGCGCGCGAACACGAACTCGTCGCCGCTGCTCACGCGGGACCGCGGGCCGTCGACCGACATCAACGCGATCCTGCTGCCGCGCGGGTCGACGTATTTGTTCTCCGGCGCCAACGACATCGGCGGCCCGGCGCCGTCGTGGAACTTCGCCGCGATGGCGACCGTGCGTCCGCACTTTCAGGTCGGCGGCGGCGTGCTCTACTCGCGGCTCGGTGCGCGCGCCGTCTACAATCCCGGCCGCACCGGTCTCGGGTTCGAGGGCCGCATCTACGATCTGCGGCGGCCGACCACCGACGGGTACCTCAATCTGAAACTGGGCGACGGACTGGAACTCTTCGGCGGCGAGCGCGACGCCCTGCGCAACGGACGGCGCACGACGTTCGGCCTGCAATACCAGTTCTGA